The proteins below come from a single Caenibius sp. WL genomic window:
- a CDS encoding TraB/GumN family protein, which translates to MTIRLALGAALALFAAACSQPQVPATPALWEVSGPDGQHGYLFGTIHALPAHVDWQSGRIDAALERADRLVLEIRQLDDSAAMQAIFTRLARTPGQPPLSAKVGAPYREALAKLMQQAGLKEAQFADVETWAAALTLAQAVRGAADGEGVDRALMAMAGTKPVEELEGTARQLGLFDALPEEEQRDLLDAVVAEAASAASNENRIEGYWRKGDMAAIARETGRGMLADPELRQALLVDRNTAWADRVAAMLQARQRPFVAVGAAHMAGDEGLPALLAQRGYTVRRVQ; encoded by the coding sequence ATGACGATCCGTCTCGCTCTGGGCGCTGCCCTCGCTCTTTTTGCCGCGGCCTGTTCGCAGCCGCAGGTTCCGGCCACCCCGGCGCTGTGGGAAGTGAGCGGCCCGGACGGCCAGCACGGCTATCTCTTCGGGACGATCCATGCTCTGCCCGCGCATGTCGATTGGCAATCGGGCCGGATCGATGCGGCATTGGAACGGGCGGACAGACTGGTGCTCGAAATTCGCCAGTTGGACGACAGCGCTGCCATGCAGGCGATTTTCACCCGGCTTGCCCGGACGCCGGGCCAGCCCCCGCTTTCCGCCAAAGTCGGCGCGCCCTATCGCGAGGCTCTGGCCAAGCTGATGCAGCAGGCGGGGCTGAAGGAGGCGCAGTTCGCCGATGTCGAAACCTGGGCCGCCGCGCTCACGCTGGCCCAAGCGGTGCGCGGGGCAGCGGATGGCGAAGGGGTGGACCGGGCGCTGATGGCGATGGCCGGGACCAAGCCGGTGGAGGAACTGGAAGGAACCGCGCGGCAACTGGGCCTGTTCGATGCCCTGCCGGAGGAGGAGCAACGCGATCTCCTCGACGCGGTGGTCGCCGAGGCGGCGAGCGCGGCCAGCAACGAGAATCGCATCGAAGGCTATTGGCGCAAGGGTGATATGGCCGCCATCGCGCGCGAAACCGGGCGCGGGATGCTGGCCGATCCCGAATTGCGCCAGGCCCTGCTGGTCGATCGCAACACGGCATGGGCGGATCGGGTGGCGGCGATGCTGCAAGCACGCCAGCGCCCGTTTGTCGCCGTAGGCGCGGCCCATATGGCGGGAGATGAGGGCTTGCCCGCCCTGCTCGCGCAACGCGGCTATACCGTGCGGCGCGTGCAATAG
- a CDS encoding 50S ribosomal protein L25/general stress protein Ctc, giving the protein MSDALTLPAEAREKAGKGASRALRRAGRVPAVIYGGKEEPQTIHVEEKELVRQLGTGHFANSIVMIEIGGKSVRTLPKDVAFHPVNDRPLHVDFLRLSKDAKVEVLVPVVFANEEASPGLKKGAVLNVVRHELDLICDADKIPSEIEVDVTGLEVGDSIHISHVKLPAGSESAITDRDFTIATIVAPSALKRAEAEAADGEAAAEESEG; this is encoded by the coding sequence ATGAGCGACGCTCTTACGTTGCCGGCCGAAGCGCGCGAAAAGGCAGGCAAGGGAGCCTCCCGTGCGCTGCGTCGTGCAGGCCGTGTCCCCGCCGTGATTTATGGCGGCAAGGAAGAACCCCAGACGATCCACGTTGAAGAGAAGGAACTGGTCCGCCAGCTCGGCACCGGTCACTTCGCGAACTCGATCGTGATGATCGAAATCGGTGGCAAGAGCGTGCGCACCCTGCCCAAGGATGTCGCTTTCCATCCCGTGAACGACCGTCCGCTGCATGTCGATTTCCTGCGTCTTTCCAAGGATGCCAAGGTCGAAGTGCTGGTGCCGGTGGTGTTCGCCAACGAAGAAGCCTCGCCGGGCCTCAAGAAGGGCGCCGTGCTCAACGTCGTCCGTCACGAACTCGACCTGATCTGCGACGCGGACAAGATTCCGTCGGAAATCGAAGTCGACGTGACCGGTCTGGAAGTCGGCGATTCGATCCACATCAGCCATGTGAAGCTGCCCGCGGGTAGCGAAAGCGCGATCACCGATCGCGATTTCACCATCGCGACGATCGTCGCTCCGTCGGCGTTGAAGCGCGCCGAAGCGGAAGCCGCCGATGGCGAAGCCGCTGCCGAGGAAAGCGAAGGCTGA
- the pth gene encoding aminoacyl-tRNA hydrolase: protein MQLWVGLGNPGPQYAMHRHNVGFMAVDVIADMHSFGSVQKKFSGWVQEGRIGTEKIVLLKPATFMNESGRSVSEAMRFYKLDLSALTVFHDELDLAPFKVKVKMGGGIAGHNGLRSIAQHLGPDFRRIRIGIGHPGHKDRVTPYVLGNYAKSEMDDLAAMLGGISAEAEWLARGEDARFMSELALRL from the coding sequence ATGCAACTTTGGGTAGGCCTCGGAAATCCCGGACCGCAATATGCGATGCACCGGCACAACGTCGGCTTCATGGCCGTGGATGTGATCGCGGACATGCACAGCTTCGGTTCGGTGCAGAAGAAGTTTTCCGGATGGGTGCAGGAAGGGCGTATCGGCACCGAAAAGATCGTCCTGCTCAAGCCCGCCACTTTCATGAACGAAAGCGGCCGTTCGGTTTCGGAAGCGATGCGCTTCTACAAGCTCGATCTTTCGGCGTTGACCGTGTTCCATGACGAACTGGATCTGGCGCCGTTCAAAGTGAAAGTGAAAATGGGCGGCGGCATTGCCGGGCACAACGGCCTGCGTTCCATCGCGCAGCATCTCGGCCCCGATTTCCGCCGCATCCGCATCGGCATCGGCCATCCCGGACACAAGGACCGGGTCACGCCTTATGTGCTGGGCAATTACGCCAAGTCCGAAATGGACGATCTGGCCGCCATGCTGGGCGGGATTTCCGCCGAAGCCGAATGGCTGGCGCGCGGCGAGGATGCCCGGTTCATGAGCGAACTGGCCCTCCGCCTCTGA
- a CDS encoding SDR family oxidoreductase, whose translation MPELDRRALLAGTVAATTLAALPQAAHSARTGAVQPDLSGKVILVTGTSSGFGRLGAEHYARLGAKVFATMRNLPRPEGDALRQLASDEKLDLTVLPIDVRDEAQVAAGVREAERLAGRALDVLVNNAGIMITGPVEMQDTEALQLLFDTNLFGCQRMARAVLPGMRKAKAGYIVNIASQAGRVIYPGMGAYSASKFAVESWAEQLAYEVATQGVGIGIIEPGGYPTRVMENSNPVSSALKAREPEERKAAYPGLAAQMGQSSSAGQSDPMDVPRAIAALIAMKPQDRPLRTMVSATPSPQEPINAVAAEVQRKMLGGGPFAAAAQMVLGK comes from the coding sequence ATGCCGGAACTCGATCGCCGCGCGCTGCTGGCGGGCACCGTGGCCGCCACGACGCTCGCCGCCCTGCCCCAGGCCGCCCACTCCGCCCGGACGGGCGCCGTGCAGCCCGATCTGTCCGGCAAGGTCATCCTCGTTACCGGCACATCCAGCGGTTTTGGCCGCCTGGGCGCGGAACATTACGCCCGGCTCGGCGCGAAAGTGTTCGCGACCATGCGCAATCTGCCCCGCCCCGAAGGGGATGCCCTGCGCCAGTTGGCCAGCGACGAGAAGCTCGATCTCACGGTCCTGCCTATCGATGTGCGGGATGAGGCGCAGGTCGCCGCCGGAGTCCGGGAAGCGGAGCGGCTGGCCGGGCGGGCGCTCGATGTCCTCGTCAACAATGCCGGGATCATGATCACCGGCCCTGTCGAAATGCAGGACACGGAAGCCCTGCAATTGCTGTTCGATACCAATCTGTTCGGTTGCCAGCGCATGGCGCGGGCGGTGCTGCCCGGCATGCGCAAGGCAAAAGCGGGCTATATCGTCAACATCGCCTCGCAGGCCGGGAGAGTGATCTATCCGGGCATGGGCGCCTATTCGGCCAGCAAATTCGCGGTGGAATCCTGGGCGGAACAGCTTGCCTATGAAGTTGCCACGCAGGGCGTGGGCATCGGCATTATCGAACCGGGCGGCTATCCCACGCGGGTGATGGAAAATTCGAATCCGGTCTCGTCGGCGCTCAAGGCGCGCGAGCCGGAAGAACGCAAGGCCGCCTATCCGGGCCTCGCCGCGCAGATGGGGCAATCTTCCTCCGCCGGGCAAAGCGATCCGATGGATGTGCCGCGCGCCATTGCCGCGCTGATCGCGATGAAGCCGCAGGATCGCCCCTTGCGCACCATGGTGTCGGCCACACCTTCGCCGCAAGAACCGATCAATGCCGTGGCGGCCGAAGTGCAGCGCAAGATGCTCGGCGGCGGGCCATTTGCGGCGGCGGCGCAAATGGTTCTCGGCAAGTAG
- the ychF gene encoding redox-regulated ATPase YchF, translating into MGFRCGIVGLPNVGKSTLFNALTETQAAQAANYPFCTIEPNVGQVSVPDARLETVAKIANSAKIIPTQLAFVDIAGLVKGASKGEGLGNQFLGNIREVDAIVHVLRCFEDDDIQHVANKVDPIADAEVVETELMLADLESLEKRVPAAQKRATGGDKEARITASVLGQALDLLREGKPARLTEPRDDEEARVFKQAQLLTAKPVLYVCNVAEEDAAKGNALSELVFAKAAAEGAQAVVVSAAIESELVGMDMEDRQEFLSELGLEETGLARVIRAGYQLLGLKTFFTVGPKEARAWTFPTGAKAPQAAGEIHTDFEKGFIRAETIAYDDYVALGGEAPARDAGKLRQEGKEYVVQDGDVMHFKFNV; encoded by the coding sequence ATGGGTTTCCGTTGCGGAATCGTCGGCCTGCCCAATGTCGGCAAATCGACCCTGTTCAATGCGTTGACCGAAACGCAGGCGGCGCAGGCAGCCAATTATCCGTTCTGCACGATCGAGCCCAATGTCGGGCAGGTTTCCGTGCCCGATGCCCGGCTTGAGACGGTGGCGAAGATCGCCAATTCGGCGAAGATCATCCCGACCCAACTGGCATTCGTCGATATCGCGGGCCTTGTGAAAGGGGCGAGCAAGGGCGAAGGTCTGGGCAACCAGTTCCTTGGCAACATTCGCGAAGTGGATGCCATCGTCCATGTACTGCGCTGTTTCGAGGATGACGATATCCAGCACGTCGCCAACAAGGTCGATCCGATTGCGGATGCCGAAGTGGTCGAAACCGAATTGATGCTGGCCGATCTCGAAAGCCTCGAAAAGCGGGTGCCCGCCGCGCAGAAACGCGCGACCGGAGGCGACAAGGAAGCCAGGATCACCGCCAGCGTGCTCGGCCAGGCTCTGGACCTGCTGCGCGAAGGGAAGCCCGCCCGCCTGACCGAACCCAGGGATGACGAGGAAGCGCGGGTCTTTAAGCAGGCGCAATTGCTCACCGCCAAACCGGTGCTCTACGTCTGCAACGTGGCGGAAGAAGACGCCGCGAAGGGCAACGCGCTTTCCGAGCTGGTGTTCGCGAAAGCCGCCGCCGAAGGGGCGCAGGCCGTGGTCGTCTCGGCCGCCATCGAATCCGAACTGGTCGGCATGGATATGGAAGACCGGCAGGAATTCCTCAGCGAACTGGGGCTGGAAGAAACCGGCCTCGCCCGCGTGATTCGCGCGGGCTATCAGTTGCTCGGCCTGAAGACGTTTTTCACTGTCGGCCCCAAGGAAGCCCGCGCCTGGACGTTCCCCACCGGCGCGAAAGCGCCGCAGGCCGCCGGCGAAATCCACACCGATTTCGAAAAGGGCTTCATCCGCGCCGAAACCATCGCCTATGACGACTACGTTGCCCTGGGCGGGGAAGCGCCCGCGCGCGATGCAGGCAAACTGCGCCAGGAAGGCAAGGAATACGTGGTGCAGGACGGGGACGTGATGCACTTTAAATTCAACGTCTAG
- a CDS encoding MaoC family dehydratase, with the protein MIHFEDLVTGTVERFGRYAVTRDEVIEFAGKYDPHPFHLSDEAAAETFFGRLSASGWHTCSMTMAMFVAHIHDTPHASHGGAGIDDLRWLKPVYPGDVLTMETEILRKQRSRSRADLGRIWTRMTTYNQDGVAVLNMVAIGLYAVRDPSAPIADEG; encoded by the coding sequence ATGATCCATTTCGAAGACCTTGTCACAGGAACGGTGGAGCGTTTCGGACGCTACGCGGTGACGCGGGACGAGGTCATCGAATTCGCCGGAAAGTACGACCCCCACCCCTTCCACCTGTCGGATGAAGCGGCGGCGGAAACGTTTTTCGGGCGGCTTTCGGCAAGCGGGTGGCACACCTGCTCGATGACCATGGCGATGTTCGTCGCTCATATTCACGATACACCGCATGCCAGCCATGGCGGCGCGGGGATCGATGATCTGCGCTGGCTCAAGCCGGTCTATCCGGGCGACGTGCTGACGATGGAAACCGAAATTCTGCGCAAACAGCGCAGCCGTTCACGCGCCGATCTCGGCCGGATATGGACGCGGATGACCACGTACAATCAGGATGGCGTGGCCGTGCTCAACATGGTCGCCATCGGGCTCTACGCCGTGCGCGACCCTTCCGCCCCCATCGCGGACGAGGGCTGA
- the mutL gene encoding DNA mismatch repair endonuclease MutL — translation MPAIRRLPETLVNRIAAGEVVERPSSALKELVENAIDAGATRIAVALGEGGLSRIEVTDDGCGMEPADMALALERHATSKLPDEAIEQVSTLGFRGEALPSIASVARLTLESRVRGTEQGWKRVVDHGVLTEEGPAALPPGTRVRVEHLFGKVPARRKFLRSARSEYAACLDIVRRLALARPEIGFSLEHDGRRILAVQGGEGLAARVAQIVARELGDNGVAIAAERGPLRLTGVAGLPTYNRGVADHQYLFVNGRPVKDRLLTGAVRGAYADMLARDRHAVLALFLDLPPEEVDVNVHPAKTEVRFRDSAAVRGFIVSGLREALATGDRRSAQTPAADAMARWQVEPEASPGPAEAPPESPVEPTPALRSMFSGRDWSRPSASVREAGRIWRGYEAETMAEPLAAPAGRAEEAAELPDDAASFPLGIARGQVANTYIVAESADGLVIVDQHAAHERLVLERLRAAGAGDTVAASQTLLIPEVVELDEPACDRLEEQAGHFAGLGLIVERFGPGAMLVRAMPAAIKSGDPHKLLQDLADDIAQHGSSLLLGEKLDHVLATMACHGSVRAGRTLSVAEMNALLREMERTPRSGQCNHGRPTWVKLSMADVEKLFGRH, via the coding sequence ATGCCTGCCATTCGCCGCCTTCCCGAAACGCTGGTCAACCGTATCGCCGCCGGCGAAGTGGTCGAACGGCCGTCCTCGGCGCTCAAGGAACTCGTTGAAAACGCAATCGATGCGGGGGCGACACGGATTGCCGTCGCGCTGGGGGAAGGGGGCCTTTCCCGCATCGAAGTGACGGATGACGGCTGCGGGATGGAGCCTGCGGACATGGCTCTCGCGCTCGAACGGCACGCCACTTCGAAACTGCCCGATGAAGCGATCGAACAGGTGAGCACGCTGGGTTTCCGGGGGGAAGCCTTGCCCTCCATCGCCAGCGTGGCCCGGCTGACGCTGGAAAGCCGGGTGCGCGGCACGGAGCAGGGCTGGAAACGCGTCGTCGATCATGGGGTTCTGACCGAGGAAGGCCCTGCGGCCCTGCCGCCCGGTACGCGGGTGCGGGTGGAGCATCTGTTCGGCAAAGTGCCCGCCCGCCGCAAGTTCCTGCGCAGCGCGCGCAGCGAATACGCCGCCTGCCTCGATATCGTGCGCCGTCTCGCGCTCGCCCGGCCGGAAATCGGCTTCTCGCTGGAGCATGACGGGCGGCGCATTCTGGCGGTGCAGGGCGGGGAAGGGCTGGCGGCGCGGGTGGCGCAGATCGTGGCCCGCGAACTGGGCGATAATGGCGTGGCGATCGCGGCGGAACGCGGCCCCCTGCGGTTGACGGGCGTGGCTGGCCTGCCGACTTACAATCGCGGGGTGGCCGACCATCAGTATCTGTTCGTCAACGGCCGCCCGGTGAAAGACCGGCTTCTGACTGGCGCGGTGCGCGGGGCCTATGCCGACATGCTGGCGCGCGATCGCCATGCGGTGCTGGCGCTGTTTCTCGACCTTCCGCCGGAGGAGGTGGATGTGAACGTCCACCCCGCCAAGACGGAAGTGCGTTTTCGCGATTCCGCCGCCGTGCGCGGCTTTATCGTTTCCGGGCTGCGGGAAGCGCTGGCAACGGGCGACCGCCGCAGCGCACAGACGCCGGCAGCCGATGCCATGGCCCGCTGGCAGGTGGAGCCCGAAGCTTCGCCGGGCCCGGCAGAAGCGCCGCCGGAATCTCCCGTGGAACCGACTCCCGCGTTGCGCTCGATGTTTTCCGGCCGGGACTGGTCGCGCCCCAGCGCATCGGTGCGTGAAGCGGGCAGGATCTGGCGCGGCTACGAGGCCGAAACGATGGCCGAGCCGCTCGCGGCCCCCGCCGGGCGGGCGGAAGAAGCCGCTGAACTGCCGGACGATGCCGCCAGTTTCCCGCTCGGCATCGCGCGCGGTCAGGTCGCCAACACCTATATCGTCGCGGAATCGGCCGATGGGCTGGTGATCGTTGATCAGCACGCCGCGCATGAACGCCTGGTGCTGGAACGCCTGCGCGCCGCCGGTGCCGGTGACACGGTGGCCGCCAGCCAGACATTGCTGATCCCCGAAGTGGTCGAACTCGACGAACCCGCTTGCGACAGGCTGGAAGAACAGGCCGGCCATTTCGCCGGGCTGGGCCTGATCGTCGAACGGTTCGGGCCTGGCGCGATGCTGGTGCGCGCGATGCCCGCGGCGATCAAAAGCGGCGATCCCCACAAGCTGTTGCAGGATCTGGCCGACGATATCGCCCAGCACGGTTCCTCGCTGCTGCTGGGCGAAAAACTCGATCACGTGCTGGCGACCATGGCCTGCCATGGTTCGGTGCGGGCCGGGCGAACCCTGTCAGTGGCCGAAATGAACGCCCTGCTCAGGGAAATGGAACGGACCCCGCGTTCGGGGCAGTGCAACCACGGCCGCCCGACCTGGGTCAAACTGTCGATGGCCGATGTCGAAAAACTGTTCGGGAGACATTGA
- a CDS encoding rod shape-determining protein codes for MSSFLSQFFKFGSQNIAIDLGTANTLVYLQDRGVVLNEPSVVAIETINGVKRVKAVGDDAKMMMGKTPDNIEAIRPLRDGVIADIEIAEEMIKHFIRKVHGKKNMFRYPEIVICVPSGSTSVERRAIRDAASNAGASQVYLILEPMAAAIGADMPVTEPVGSMVVDIGGGTTEVAVLSLRGLAYTTSVRTGGDKMDEAIVSYVRRHHNLLIGEATAERIKKDYGCAIVPEDGVGEAITLKGRDLVNGVPKEITISQANIAEALSEPISAIVEGVRIALENTAPELAADIVDQGIVLTGGGALIGGLDQHLREETGLPVSVAEDPLSCVALGTGRAMEDPVFRGVLMTA; via the coding sequence ATGAGTTCTTTCCTTTCGCAATTCTTCAAATTCGGCTCCCAGAATATCGCAATCGATCTCGGTACGGCGAACACGCTGGTTTACTTGCAGGATCGCGGCGTCGTGCTGAACGAACCGTCGGTTGTTGCCATCGAAACGATCAATGGCGTGAAGCGGGTCAAAGCCGTTGGCGACGATGCGAAGATGATGATGGGCAAGACTCCCGACAATATCGAAGCGATCCGCCCGCTGCGCGATGGCGTGATCGCCGACATCGAAATCGCGGAAGAAATGATCAAGCACTTCATCCGTAAGGTGCACGGCAAGAAGAACATGTTCCGCTATCCGGAAATCGTGATCTGCGTGCCTTCGGGTTCGACTTCGGTGGAACGCCGCGCAATCCGCGATGCCGCTTCCAACGCGGGCGCCAGCCAGGTCTATCTGATTCTCGAACCGATGGCCGCCGCCATCGGCGCGGATATGCCGGTCACCGAACCGGTCGGCTCGATGGTCGTCGATATCGGCGGCGGGACGACCGAAGTCGCCGTGCTTTCGCTGCGCGGCCTCGCCTACACCACCAGCGTGCGCACCGGCGGCGACAAGATGGACGAGGCCATCGTCTCCTATGTGCGCCGCCATCACAATCTCCTGATCGGCGAAGCCACCGCCGAACGGATCAAGAAGGATTATGGCTGCGCGATCGTTCCGGAAGACGGCGTCGGTGAAGCAATCACGCTCAAGGGCCGCGATCTCGTCAACGGCGTGCCCAAGGAAATCACGATCAGCCAGGCGAATATCGCCGAAGCGCTGTCCGAACCGATCAGCGCCATTGTCGAAGGCGTGCGCATCGCTCTGGAAAATACCGCGCCCGAACTGGCGGCCGATATCGTCGATCAGGGGATCGTGCTCACGGGCGGCGGCGCTCTTATCGGCGGGCTTGACCAGCATCTGCGCGAAGAAACCGGCCTGCCGGTCAGCGTGGCCGAAGATCCGTTGTCCTGCGTGGCGCTGGGCACCGGCCGGGCCATGGAAGACCCGGTATTTCGCGGCGTGTTGATGACCGCCTGA
- the mreC gene encoding rod shape-determining protein MreC produces the protein MAPPKSRNPGYSRKAQFSLFTGYVAAGLGALVGGLVLIVALVNPGTFSGTRGLASDVARPIGEIGAEGRVGAQGLFGAIAGYFEAGSKNARLKEENEIARVRLAEAQAVKAENARLKALLGLQEDEVKPVTVARLIGSTSASTRRFAFLSVGRAQGVHPGMPVRSPHGLVGRVLEAGTHSARVLLLTDSESLVPVRRAQDDVVAFAEGRADGTLRLRLVNLGINPMKRGDVFVTSGAGGLYRPGIAVAIVDKVTRDGGIARVLSDPAATDFVVVDPIWQPKAREIVNGPREPLAE, from the coding sequence ATGGCGCCTCCGAAATCTCGGAACCCGGGCTATTCGCGCAAGGCGCAATTCAGCCTGTTCACCGGCTATGTCGCCGCCGGCCTCGGCGCGCTGGTCGGTGGGCTGGTGCTGATTGTCGCGCTGGTCAATCCCGGCACCTTTTCCGGCACCCGGGGCCTGGCCAGCGATGTCGCCCGGCCGATCGGCGAGATCGGCGCCGAAGGGCGCGTGGGCGCCCAGGGGTTGTTCGGGGCTATCGCGGGCTATTTCGAAGCGGGCAGCAAGAACGCCCGGCTCAAGGAAGAGAACGAGATCGCTCGCGTCCGCCTCGCCGAAGCGCAGGCGGTCAAGGCTGAGAACGCGCGGCTGAAGGCCCTGCTCGGCTTGCAGGAGGATGAGGTCAAGCCCGTCACGGTGGCGCGGCTGATCGGCTCCACATCCGCCAGCACGCGACGTTTTGCGTTCCTTTCGGTCGGACGCGCCCAAGGCGTGCATCCGGGGATGCCGGTGCGCAGCCCGCATGGGCTGGTCGGGCGCGTGCTCGAAGCGGGCACGCATTCCGCCCGCGTCCTTCTGTTGACCGACAGCGAAAGCCTCGTGCCCGTTCGCCGGGCGCAGGACGATGTGGTGGCCTTTGCCGAAGGGCGCGCGGACGGGACATTGCGGCTGCGTCTCGTCAATCTCGGCATCAATCCGATGAAGCGGGGCGATGTGTTCGTGACATCGGGCGCCGGCGGCCTTTACCGGCCGGGTATTGCGGTGGCTATCGTCGACAAGGTCACGCGCGACGGCGGCATCGCCCGCGTGCTGAGTGATCCCGCAGCGACGGATTTCGTCGTCGTCGATCCGATCTGGCAACCCAAAGCGCGCGAAATCGTCAACGGGCCGCGCGAACCGCTGGCGGAATGA
- the mreD gene encoding rod shape-determining protein MreD, which yields MEYRLGSRHSGQGSQINRAHSPFVALVVPWASIVLASLFPLLPLIASMPISPPMGFMMLLAWRLVRPGLLPIWAGFPLGLIDDLFSGQPFGCAILVWSLTLIALDVIETRFPWRGFLQDWLVASAAIASYILVCAFIAGSWNIGLPTILAPQLVLSILFYPLIGRLVAFLDRLRLRRFRTIG from the coding sequence ATGGAATATCGTCTCGGTTCACGGCACTCCGGTCAAGGGTCGCAGATCAACCGCGCCCATTCGCCGTTCGTCGCGCTGGTCGTGCCATGGGCTTCGATCGTTCTCGCATCCCTGTTCCCACTGCTGCCGCTGATCGCCTCGATGCCGATCTCCCCGCCGATGGGTTTCATGATGCTGCTGGCATGGCGGCTTGTCCGGCCCGGGCTTCTGCCGATCTGGGCCGGCTTTCCGCTCGGGCTGATCGACGATCTGTTCAGCGGCCAGCCTTTCGGCTGCGCCATTCTCGTATGGTCGCTGACGCTGATAGCGCTTGATGTGATCGAGACACGCTTCCCGTGGCGCGGCTTCCTGCAGGATTGGCTGGTGGCCAGTGCGGCGATAGCCTCCTACATTCTCGTCTGCGCCTTTATCGCCGGTTCGTGGAACATCGGATTGCCCACTATCCTTGCCCCGCAACTCGTCCTCTCGATCTTGTTCTATCCCTTGATCGGGCGTCTGGTCGCCTTCCTTGACCGTTTGCGCCTGCGCCGTTTCCGGACCATCGGCTGA